A window of Chlorobium phaeobacteroides DSM 266 genomic DNA:
ACATTGAGAAACTCTACGCCTACAACCGCATCGTTTTCATCATAATCAAGAATCACACCCGGCCTGACCTCTTCAGATTCAACAATTTTATTTTCATCAAGCCGGAAATAAAGGGTGTCAGTTTCCTTATCAACAGTAATTTTCATGTTTTCCCCCTTAATCTACGATCAAAAAAAGCTGTTACACCCTTGTTCGGGATCTCATCTATATTAACCACAACTCTTAACCATCGGTTTTCATTTTCAACAATTTGTTTAAGATAATGCCTTGTACCATCATCGTAACTCTCAATATAATCAGGCTCATTAAACGCCTGCTGCACCCAAAGGTCAGCAATATTTCGCTGTACGAGCATTTCACACAAATGCTTTGAAAATAAGAGCATCAGAGTACAGGTTGACTGCTGATTTCACAACTGGATAAGTTTCAAAACACAGGCATACAAGAAAAGTCTTCACCTGAAAAATAATATAACATCTATTCCCTAAAACCGTCAACCCAGCCCCAGAGCCGCTGGCCCGAACCCACAGACACAACAGCAAAACCCAATCAGTCAGTTCCATTAGTCACCAATATCCCCCTCTCCATAATTCAACGCTTAATCGAAAAACCGGCAGTTGTTTTTATCGACGAAGCCAGAGAAAACCAACTGCCAATTTCCCTTCGCGCAAATTCGCGTCAATTCGTGGGCAAACTCTTCCTCTTCATCCAAATCCCCGGCATTGCCTTGAGATCTCTCCCGTTGGTCGAGATGACAAGAGGGGGCTGGATAGCGAAACCGCCTTAATTCGCTCTTAATCGAAAAACCGGCAGTTGTTTTTATCGGCGAATGCCAGAGAAAACCAACTGCCAATTCTCTTTTCGTGCAAATTCGTGTCAATTCGTGGGCAAACTCCCCCTCTTCATCCCAATTCGTCTCTTAATCGAAAAACCGGCAGTTGTTTTTATCGGCAAAGCCAGAGAAAACCAACTGCCAATTCTCTTTTCGTGCAAATTCGTGTAATTCGTGGGCAAACTCTTCCTCTTCATCAGAGTTTTTCAGCTACGGAACAACGTCCCCGAGGCACTCCATAATTCGCTCTTAATCGAAAAACCGGCAGTTGTTTTTATCGGCGGAGCCAGAGAAAACCAACTGCCAATTTCTTTTCGCGTAAATTCGCGTCAATTCGCGGGCAAACTCCCCCTCTTCTCCCGAGTTATTTCACATACAGAACTACAACCCGCAGGTATTGCAGAAGAGTCACTGTTTTTGATAGTATCCACCGATTTTTGATGAGCCAATGAACTCAATCCGGTCAGCTTCTCGTAATTGTTTGAGCCAGCGTTCTATGGTTCGCTGTGTTACCTTGAACAGTACAGCCATTTCGCCTGCTCTCTGACCTGGATTAGCCTGAATGTATGCGAATAGAGCATTTACTCCGACATTTACTCCGACATTTACTCCGACATTTACTCCCCTACTCTGCTCTGGCAGTTTAAATGTCATCAATACACTACCAGTGTTTTCATGCAGTGTAGGCACTGGCAAACCAGCCTCCTGCATTAAACTTGCAATTTTAAGCGTGCCACGCCCCCAGGTTTCGATCAGCCCACGACGGTAAAATACCTTGGCAATCCAGGGATTCCATGGTTTTGATTCATGAGGCTGATAGAGTATTTCTGGTGTCAAGCCAAAATGAAGTTCACCTGGAGAGATGATTTCCAGACGGTCGTCGTACAAGGCAACCGCTACAGAACCCGCTGCACTGATATAATCACGATGAATAAAGGCGTTGGCAAGTGCCTCACGCACAGCTTCTGTAGGAAGCGCTGGCGTGTCAATGCGTGTCATTTGGCCCGATACGATCTTGCCTGCCACCGGAAGCCAATCCATCAAAAAACGTTCTGCCCGTCGCATAAGAGCAAATGCATTACCGGTATATTGACGGTTGTCGAGAAATTCATCACGGCTTGAACCTTTGAAACGGGCAACTCGAAGATTAAACTGTGGAAATTCCGGCAAGGCCACTTCATCTTTGCAAAATAAGGCAACAGCACCGCGTGACAGTTGTTCACCATTCACCAGCAAACCCAAACCGCGCAATATACCCATAATATCGCGGGTACCTGGGTCAACACTACGCCCGCGGCGAATAGATTCTTCGAGAGTAACAACAATTTCTCGACTGTCAAGGTCATCTTCACTGCACCCAACGGCAGGCTGCATTTCCCAGCGATCTGTGGTGTGCATGGACTCTATCAACAATCGATGGTAGTTAGCTCGGGGCATAACGCGCGTTGTATTCAGCACGCGTTCGTAAGGTATTCCGCGAAAAGAAACGGGAGCATGTTTGGCACGTTCAACTTGTACCAGCAGAACTTCTAGTCCTCGAAAATCCCCCTCGGTAACTGGTATGCGCTGAAGTTTCGGACTCAGCGGCGGCTCGAAACCCTGAAACTCCTGTGCCAGCTCTTCCAGTGTGCGATCAGTCACCTTTTGACCAACCACTTTGCCAGACGGTGTTACACCAAACACCACCTGCCCGCCTTGACCGTTAGCCAGAGCGCAAAGACTGCGACAAGCACGCTCCCTCTCCGCAGTGGATTTTTTAAGTTCCAACGTAAGAGATTCGCCTGCGGCAATACTTTTTTGAAGTTCAGAAAAATTCAACTCTTCTTTTCTCTTTTCAAATTAAAAACCGACTGGAACTTCGACCAGCGCTTCAGCAATGCACACTTCAATCATACGAGTGTAGAAAGAGGAGACATTTATCAGCACATCTTAACACAAAATATGGAATCAATAGAGATAAATTGCGGAATGTAAACCAGAATAGTACGGAATGAAACAAAGAAAAATACATTGGTATGGAAGCAAGAGCCAGTCTTTCGAATAGCAAATTAACGGCCAGCAAATACACCCAGTCAACAACGTCACCCGGGGATTGTTACGGTTTATGATGTTACAAATCCGGCCTGCCGGTGTGGCGCATATTGTTCCGGTATGACTGGTACACTATTCCCGGGATATGCTCACTTAATCGAAAAACAAGGCTGGATGGCTGGATAGTGAGATAGCCTTAATCCTGACATCCCAAACCTTCTTCTGTCATCCCGAACGCAGAGAGGGATCTCGGGGGGTTGGGAAATCCTGAGCATGAGCAGGGAAATGAACAGAAGAGAGATCTCTCCCGATGGTCGAGATGACAAAAAGAGATGCACGGGATGACAAAAAACAATTCGTCTCTTAATCAAAAAACCGGCAGTTGTTTTTATCGGCGAAGCCAGAGAAAACCAACTGCCAATTCTCTTTTCGTGCAAATTCGTGTAATTCGTGGGCAAACTCCCCCTCTTCATCAGAGTTTTTCGTCTACGGAACAACGTCCCCGAGGAATTGAGAAAAGATGAGATCTCTCCCGATGGTCGAGATGACAAGAAGGAGGCGTGGGATGACAGAAGGTGGTAGGGGGGGATGACAAAAAACAATTCGTCTCTTAATCAAAAAACCGGCAGTTGTTTTTATCGGCGAAGCCAGAGAAAACCAACTGCCAATTTCTTTTTCGTGAAAATTCGTGTCAATTCGTGGGCAAACTCCCCCTCTTCATCAGAGTTTTTCGGATACGGAACAACGTCCCCAAGGATTTGAGACGATCATTCGAGACAACTCCACTCTTCTGCTGGTGAAACCGGAGAGATGATGTCTCCCAGTATTTTACCTTTTCCTGCAATGAGAGGTGATGGCTGATGTTTTTTCTGTAATGACATCACAGTTGCTTCTTTCTCGGCAAGGATAGTTACAATAACGTGTGCCTGCTTAACCGGAGGTTTATCACCCAGCCATTTCATGGCCCCATGATCGTAGAAAGCTTCATAACTTTGCAGCATAATTATCTCCTGAATGGTTTTCCAAAATCACAAAAAACGACTGGAATTTTTTTCCAGCGCTTCAGCAATGCGCACTTCATTCAGACGAGACCAGAAAGAGAGCACATTCGTAATCACATCTTAACATAAGATATGGAAGCAATAAAGATAACTTACGGAATGTAAACCAGAATAGTACGGAATGGAGCAAAGAATAAAACATTGGTATGAAAGAAAGATGCACTCTTTGAAATGGCAAATTAATGACCAGCAACTACACCCAGTCACCAATTGATTCCTTTCGTGTAAATTCGTGTAATTCGTGGACAACTCTTCCTCTTCATCCCCATTCTCTAGCTGGATGGCGAAACAGTAAAACAGCCTTAATTCGTTTCTTAATCGAAAAACCGGCAGTTGTTTTTATCGGCGAAGCCAGAGAAAACCAACTGCCAATTTCTTTTCGTGAAAATTCGTGTAATTAGTGGGCAAACTCTTCCTCTTCATCCCCATTCTCTGGCTGGATGGCTGGATGGCTGGATGGCTGGATGGCTGGATGGCTGGATGGCTAAATAGCGGGATGGCGAAACAGTAAAATAGCCTTAATTCTCTCTTAATCGAAAAACCGGCAGTTGTTTTTATCGGCGAAGCCAGAGAAAACCAACTGCCAATTTCTTTTTCGTGAAAATTCGTGTCAATTCGTGGGCAAACTCTTCCTCTTCATCAGAGTTTTTCAGCTACGGAACAACGTCCCCAAGGGATTGAAAAAAGATGAGATCTCTCCCGTTGGTCGAGATGACAAGAAGGAGGCGTGGGATGACAGATGGAGATGGGGATGAGAAAAAAACAATTCGTCTCTTAATCCAAAAAACGGCAGTTGTTTTTATCGGCGAAGCCAGAGAAAACCAACTGCCAATTTCTTTTCGTGAAAATTCGTGTAATTAGTGGGCAAACTCTTCCTCTTCATCAGAGTTTTTCGGCTACGGAACAACGTCCCCGAGGGATTGAGAAAAGATGAGATCTCTCCCGATGGTCGAGATGACAAGAAGGCGGCGTGGGATGACAGAAGGTGGTAGGGGGGGATGACAAAAAACAATTCGTCTCTTAATCCAAAAAACGGCAGTTGTTTTTATCGGCAAAGCCAGAGAAAACCAACTGCCAATTCTCTTTTCGTGCAAATTCGTGTCAATTCGTGGGCAAACTCCCCCTCTTCATCAGAGTTTTTCGGCTACGGAACAACGTCCCCAAGGATTTGTTATACATTCTCTGGCTGGATGGCTGGATGGCTGGATGGCTGGATGGCTGGATGGCTGGATGGCTAGATAGCAAAACAGCCTTAATTCTCTCTTAATCGAAAAACCGGCAGTTGTTTTTATCGGCGAAGCCAGAGAAAACCAACTGCCAATTTCTTTTCGTGAAAATTCGTGTAATTAGTGGGCAAAACTCTTCCTCTTCATCAAAGTTTTTCAGCTACGGAACAACGTCCCCGAGG
This region includes:
- a CDS encoding DUF2283 domain-containing protein, producing the protein MKITVDKETDTLYFRLDENKIVESEEVRPGVILDYDENDAVVGVEFLNVSSRTTKEDLSNMQFQSA
- a CDS encoding ATP-binding protein, encoding MNFSELQKSIAAGESLTLELKKSTAERERACRSLCALANGQGGQVVFGVTPSGKVVGQKVTDRTLEELAQEFQGFEPPLSPKLQRIPVTEGDFRGLEVLLVQVERAKHAPVSFRGIPYERVLNTTRVMPRANYHRLLIESMHTTDRWEMQPAVGCSEDDLDSREIVVTLEESIRRGRSVDPGTRDIMGILRGLGLLVNGEQLSRGAVALFCKDEVALPEFPQFNLRVARFKGSSRDEFLDNRQYTGNAFALMRRAERFLMDWLPVAGKIVSGQMTRIDTPALPTEAVREALANAFIHRDYISAAGSVAVALYDDRLEIISPGELHFGLTPEILYQPHESKPWNPWIAKVFYRRGLIETWGRGTLKIASLMQEAGLPVPTLHENTGSVLMTFKLPEQSRGVNVGVNVGVNVGVNALFAYIQANPGQRAGEMAVLFKVTQRTIERWLKQLREADRIEFIGSSKIGGYYQKQ
- a CDS encoding DUF4258 domain-containing protein → MLLFSKHLCEMLVQRNIADLWVQQAFNEPDYIESYDDGTRHYLKQIVENENRWLRVVVNIDEIPNKGVTAFFDRRLRGKT